From Medicago truncatula cultivar Jemalong A17 chromosome 7, MtrunA17r5.0-ANR, whole genome shotgun sequence, a single genomic window includes:
- the LOC25498344 gene encoding phosphatidylinositol/phosphatidylcholine transfer protein SFH9 isoform X3 produces the protein MWADMLHWRKEYGADSILQDFVYKEFEEVQRYYPHGMHGVDKEGRPVYIERLGKVDPIKLMNVTTIDRFLRYHVQGFEKLFQEKFPACSIAAKRHIDKTTTIIDVHGVNWLSFSKIAHELVMRMQKIDGDNYPETLNQMFIVNAGSGFKLVWNTAKGFLDPKTTAKIIVLGSKFQSRLLEVIDSCQLPDFLGGSCSCPNDGGCLTSNKGPWNDPSILKLLNSREETKPTKFGSSSVADRLDTESYPSMVTHKLVTNTEISEPGSTSEATLIPSTFMQSVPSSENKRMRDRAPICNLVEPNNDAKEVGDVDLPRGSSNNISRQPKKLISYVRSTLDQIIVKVLACIYVVFAALGNFFVVRSVNNQPRSHQKIQHVESSSLEPLTTPDIKEPIWQRLRDLEAVVTEMANKPRTIPREKEDILQESLSRIKGIEFDLQKTRKALLATASKQAELAESLESLKDNKFDDFVLTHTPWKKWKYLVIPIFSGLRNEIWGVDSPNLFKAARSFYEGSGL, from the exons ATGTGGGCAGATATGCTCCATTGGAGAAAGGAGTATGGAGCAGACTCTATTTTACAG GATTTCGTATATAAGGAGTTTGAAGAGGTTCAGCGTTATTACCCTCATGGTATGCACGGTGTGGACAAAGAGGGGCGGCCAGTGTATATTGAGAGACTTGGCAAAGTTGATCCCATCAAGTTGATGAATGTCACCACAATAGATCGATTTTTAAGATATCATGTTCAGggatttgaaaaattgtttcaagAGAAATTCCCTGCATGTTCTATAGCAGCAAAGCGGCACATTGATAAAACAACTACAATAATTGATGTGCACGGCGTG AATTGGTTGAGCTTTAGCAAAATTGCACATGAACTTGTTATGCGCATGCAAAAAATTGATGGTGATAACTACCCTGAG ACATTAAACCAGATGTTCATTGTCAATGCTGGTAGTGGGTTCAAGCTAGTATGGAATACAGCAAAAGGATTTCTTGATCCGAAGACCACAGccaaaataatt GTTTTGGGCAGCAAGTTCCAGAGCAGATTGTTAGAGGTTATAGACTCATG CCAACTTCCTGATTTTCTGGGTGGAAGTTGTTCATGCCCAAATGATGGAGGATGTCTTACATCTAACAAGGGACCTTGGAATGACCCTTCCATTTTGAAA TTGTTAAACTCTAGAGAAGAAACAAAGCCAACGAAATTTGGAAGTTCTTCTGTTGCTGATAGATTAGACACAGAGTCGTATCCTAGCATGGTCACTCATAAATTG GTTACAAACACTGAAATATCTGAACCTGGATCAACGTCAGAAGCAACATTGATTCCTTCAACCTTTATGCAATCAGTTCCTTCTAGCGAGAAT AAAAGGATGAGAGACCGTGCACCTATCTGCAACCTAGTTGAGCCAAACAATGATGCCAAAGAAGTTGGTGATGTTGATTTACCAA GGGGTTCAAGCAACAATATTTCAAGACAACCAAAGAAGCTAATTTCCTATGTCCGGAGTACATTGGATCAAATCATAGTCAAAGTGTTAGCTTGTATATATGTAGTATTTGCCGCACTTGGAAATTTTTTTGTGGTTCGCTCTGTCAACAACCAACCAAGAAGCCATCAGAAAATCCAGCATGTGGAATCCAGCTCTCTTGAACCATTAACCACCCCGGATATAAAGGAGCCAATTTGGCAGAGGTTGCGGGATTTGGAGGCAGTAGTGACTGAGATGGCTAATAAACCGAGAACAATTCCTCGTGAGAAAGAGGATATTCTTCAAGAGTCGTTGAGTCGTATAAAAGGAATAGAATTTGACTTGCAAAAGACAAGGAAG GCACTGCTTGCAACTGCTTCAAAGCAAGCTGAGCTTGCTGAGTCACTGGAAAGCTTAAAAGATAACAAATTTGAT GATTTTGTACTCACACACACACCCTGGAAGAAATGGAAG
- the LOC25498344 gene encoding phosphatidylinositol/phosphatidylcholine transfer protein SFH9 isoform X2, whose protein sequence is MQGEGLLVQEDERSRSLEPETSEDEWRKSRARSLRRRAMTASTRLTYSLRKRNKRVADYQFDSIFIEDVRDAKEEEAVNSFRLALLTRDLLPDSHDNYHTMLRFLKGRKFDLDKTVQMWADMLHWRKEYGADSILQDFVYKEFEEVQRYYPHGMHGVDKEGRPVYIERLGKVDPIKLMNVTTIDRFLRYHVQGFEKLFQEKFPACSIAAKRHIDKTTTIIDVHGVNWLSFSKIAHELVMRMQKIDGDNYPETLNQMFIVNAGSGFKLVWNTAKGFLDPKTTAKIIVLGSKFQSRLLEVIDSCQLPDFLGGSCSCPNDGGCLTSNKGPWNDPSILKLLNSREETKPTKFGSSSVADRLDTESYPSMVTHKLVTNTEISEPGSTSEATLIPSTFMQSVPSSENKRMRDRAPICNLVEPNNDAKEVGDVDLPRGSSNNISRQPKKLISYVRSTLDQIIVKVLACIYVVFAALGNFFVVRSVNNQPRSHQKIQHVESSSLEPLTTPDIKEPIWQRLRDLEAVVTEMANKPRTIPREKEDILQESLSRIKGIEFDLQKTRKALLATASKQAELAESLESLKDNKFDGTKSCWPKNSKYAPGR, encoded by the exons ATGCAAG GAGAGGGATTATTAGTTCAAGAAGATGAGAGGAGTAGAAGTTTGGAGCCTGAAACCTCTGAGGATGAGTGGCGGAAATCTCGAGCTAGATCTCTTAGGAGAAGAGCAATGACTGCTTCAACGAGGCTCACTTATAGTCTCAGGAAGCGTAATAAACGTGTAGCGGATTAtcaatttgattcaatttttataGAAGATGTTCGAGATGCCAAAGAGGAAGAAGCCGTGAATTCATTTAGACTGGCATTACTTACAAGAGACCTGCTTCCCGATTCCCATGATAATTATCACACAATGCTGAG GTTTCTGAAGGGCAGAAAATTTGACCTTGATAAAACGGTCCAGATGTGGGCAGATATGCTCCATTGGAGAAAGGAGTATGGAGCAGACTCTATTTTACAG GATTTCGTATATAAGGAGTTTGAAGAGGTTCAGCGTTATTACCCTCATGGTATGCACGGTGTGGACAAAGAGGGGCGGCCAGTGTATATTGAGAGACTTGGCAAAGTTGATCCCATCAAGTTGATGAATGTCACCACAATAGATCGATTTTTAAGATATCATGTTCAGggatttgaaaaattgtttcaagAGAAATTCCCTGCATGTTCTATAGCAGCAAAGCGGCACATTGATAAAACAACTACAATAATTGATGTGCACGGCGTG AATTGGTTGAGCTTTAGCAAAATTGCACATGAACTTGTTATGCGCATGCAAAAAATTGATGGTGATAACTACCCTGAG ACATTAAACCAGATGTTCATTGTCAATGCTGGTAGTGGGTTCAAGCTAGTATGGAATACAGCAAAAGGATTTCTTGATCCGAAGACCACAGccaaaataatt GTTTTGGGCAGCAAGTTCCAGAGCAGATTGTTAGAGGTTATAGACTCATG CCAACTTCCTGATTTTCTGGGTGGAAGTTGTTCATGCCCAAATGATGGAGGATGTCTTACATCTAACAAGGGACCTTGGAATGACCCTTCCATTTTGAAA TTGTTAAACTCTAGAGAAGAAACAAAGCCAACGAAATTTGGAAGTTCTTCTGTTGCTGATAGATTAGACACAGAGTCGTATCCTAGCATGGTCACTCATAAATTG GTTACAAACACTGAAATATCTGAACCTGGATCAACGTCAGAAGCAACATTGATTCCTTCAACCTTTATGCAATCAGTTCCTTCTAGCGAGAAT AAAAGGATGAGAGACCGTGCACCTATCTGCAACCTAGTTGAGCCAAACAATGATGCCAAAGAAGTTGGTGATGTTGATTTACCAA GGGGTTCAAGCAACAATATTTCAAGACAACCAAAGAAGCTAATTTCCTATGTCCGGAGTACATTGGATCAAATCATAGTCAAAGTGTTAGCTTGTATATATGTAGTATTTGCCGCACTTGGAAATTTTTTTGTGGTTCGCTCTGTCAACAACCAACCAAGAAGCCATCAGAAAATCCAGCATGTGGAATCCAGCTCTCTTGAACCATTAACCACCCCGGATATAAAGGAGCCAATTTGGCAGAGGTTGCGGGATTTGGAGGCAGTAGTGACTGAGATGGCTAATAAACCGAGAACAATTCCTCGTGAGAAAGAGGATATTCTTCAAGAGTCGTTGAGTCGTATAAAAGGAATAGAATTTGACTTGCAAAAGACAAGGAAG GCACTGCTTGCAACTGCTTCAAAGCAAGCTGAGCTTGCTGAGTCACTGGAAAGCTTAAAAGATAACAAATTTGAT GGGACAAAATCATGTTGGCctaaaaatagtaaatatgCCCCTGGAAGATGA
- the LOC25498344 gene encoding phosphatidylinositol/phosphatidylcholine transfer protein SFH9 isoform X1 has product MQGEGLLVQEDERSRSLEPETSEDEWRKSRARSLRRRAMTASTRLTYSLRKRNKRVADYQFDSIFIEDVRDAKEEEAVNSFRLALLTRDLLPDSHDNYHTMLRFLKGRKFDLDKTVQMWADMLHWRKEYGADSILQDFVYKEFEEVQRYYPHGMHGVDKEGRPVYIERLGKVDPIKLMNVTTIDRFLRYHVQGFEKLFQEKFPACSIAAKRHIDKTTTIIDVHGVNWLSFSKIAHELVMRMQKIDGDNYPETLNQMFIVNAGSGFKLVWNTAKGFLDPKTTAKIIVLGSKFQSRLLEVIDSCQLPDFLGGSCSCPNDGGCLTSNKGPWNDPSILKLLNSREETKPTKFGSSSVADRLDTESYPSMVTHKLVTNTEISEPGSTSEATLIPSTFMQSVPSSENKRMRDRAPICNLVEPNNDAKEVGDVDLPRGSSNNISRQPKKLISYVRSTLDQIIVKVLACIYVVFAALGNFFVVRSVNNQPRSHQKIQHVESSSLEPLTTPDIKEPIWQRLRDLEAVVTEMANKPRTIPREKEDILQESLSRIKGIEFDLQKTRKALLATASKQAELAESLESLKDNKFDDFVLTHTPWKKWKYLVIPIFSGLRNEIWGVDSPNLFKAARSFYEGSGL; this is encoded by the exons ATGCAAG GAGAGGGATTATTAGTTCAAGAAGATGAGAGGAGTAGAAGTTTGGAGCCTGAAACCTCTGAGGATGAGTGGCGGAAATCTCGAGCTAGATCTCTTAGGAGAAGAGCAATGACTGCTTCAACGAGGCTCACTTATAGTCTCAGGAAGCGTAATAAACGTGTAGCGGATTAtcaatttgattcaatttttataGAAGATGTTCGAGATGCCAAAGAGGAAGAAGCCGTGAATTCATTTAGACTGGCATTACTTACAAGAGACCTGCTTCCCGATTCCCATGATAATTATCACACAATGCTGAG GTTTCTGAAGGGCAGAAAATTTGACCTTGATAAAACGGTCCAGATGTGGGCAGATATGCTCCATTGGAGAAAGGAGTATGGAGCAGACTCTATTTTACAG GATTTCGTATATAAGGAGTTTGAAGAGGTTCAGCGTTATTACCCTCATGGTATGCACGGTGTGGACAAAGAGGGGCGGCCAGTGTATATTGAGAGACTTGGCAAAGTTGATCCCATCAAGTTGATGAATGTCACCACAATAGATCGATTTTTAAGATATCATGTTCAGggatttgaaaaattgtttcaagAGAAATTCCCTGCATGTTCTATAGCAGCAAAGCGGCACATTGATAAAACAACTACAATAATTGATGTGCACGGCGTG AATTGGTTGAGCTTTAGCAAAATTGCACATGAACTTGTTATGCGCATGCAAAAAATTGATGGTGATAACTACCCTGAG ACATTAAACCAGATGTTCATTGTCAATGCTGGTAGTGGGTTCAAGCTAGTATGGAATACAGCAAAAGGATTTCTTGATCCGAAGACCACAGccaaaataatt GTTTTGGGCAGCAAGTTCCAGAGCAGATTGTTAGAGGTTATAGACTCATG CCAACTTCCTGATTTTCTGGGTGGAAGTTGTTCATGCCCAAATGATGGAGGATGTCTTACATCTAACAAGGGACCTTGGAATGACCCTTCCATTTTGAAA TTGTTAAACTCTAGAGAAGAAACAAAGCCAACGAAATTTGGAAGTTCTTCTGTTGCTGATAGATTAGACACAGAGTCGTATCCTAGCATGGTCACTCATAAATTG GTTACAAACACTGAAATATCTGAACCTGGATCAACGTCAGAAGCAACATTGATTCCTTCAACCTTTATGCAATCAGTTCCTTCTAGCGAGAAT AAAAGGATGAGAGACCGTGCACCTATCTGCAACCTAGTTGAGCCAAACAATGATGCCAAAGAAGTTGGTGATGTTGATTTACCAA GGGGTTCAAGCAACAATATTTCAAGACAACCAAAGAAGCTAATTTCCTATGTCCGGAGTACATTGGATCAAATCATAGTCAAAGTGTTAGCTTGTATATATGTAGTATTTGCCGCACTTGGAAATTTTTTTGTGGTTCGCTCTGTCAACAACCAACCAAGAAGCCATCAGAAAATCCAGCATGTGGAATCCAGCTCTCTTGAACCATTAACCACCCCGGATATAAAGGAGCCAATTTGGCAGAGGTTGCGGGATTTGGAGGCAGTAGTGACTGAGATGGCTAATAAACCGAGAACAATTCCTCGTGAGAAAGAGGATATTCTTCAAGAGTCGTTGAGTCGTATAAAAGGAATAGAATTTGACTTGCAAAAGACAAGGAAG GCACTGCTTGCAACTGCTTCAAAGCAAGCTGAGCTTGCTGAGTCACTGGAAAGCTTAAAAGATAACAAATTTGAT GATTTTGTACTCACACACACACCCTGGAAGAAATGGAAG